Proteins from a genomic interval of Streptomyces sp. NBC_01445:
- a CDS encoding alpha/beta fold hydrolase, protein MTLCTSVAAPVAADGGTTTAKPTIVLVHGAFADASSWNGVVERLQRRGYTVIAPANPLRGLYSDSAYIASVLDSIKGPIVLAGHSYGGALISTAAEGNPQVKSLVYVSALMPDVGESGMTLGAKFPSELGTATKSVPYRAGGVSGTDLYLKPDRIHPVFAADLPESTTKVMAVTQRPAATTAFSETAKVAAWKHIPSWFLVAKQDKTINPDQERFEAKRAGSHMVEIDSSHVAMISHPDAVTDLVLQAATAADSARPALAATGTTHDARAKTALTGIAAASLIAGTGAVVLGRRLRRSRP, encoded by the coding sequence GTGACCCTGTGCACGAGCGTGGCGGCCCCCGTTGCCGCGGACGGCGGCACGACCACGGCCAAACCCACCATCGTGCTGGTGCACGGGGCGTTCGCGGACGCTTCCAGCTGGAACGGGGTCGTCGAACGGCTCCAGCGCCGTGGCTACACCGTCATCGCTCCCGCCAACCCGCTGCGCGGGCTGTACAGCGACTCCGCCTACATCGCCTCCGTGCTGGACAGCATCAAGGGCCCGATCGTGCTGGCGGGTCACTCATACGGCGGCGCGTTGATCAGCACGGCCGCCGAGGGCAACCCCCAGGTGAAGTCCCTCGTGTATGTATCGGCGCTGATGCCCGACGTGGGCGAGAGCGGAATGACCCTGGGGGCCAAGTTCCCCAGCGAACTCGGCACCGCCACGAAGTCCGTTCCGTACCGGGCCGGCGGCGTCAGCGGGACGGACCTGTACCTCAAGCCCGACAGAATCCATCCAGTCTTCGCCGCCGACCTGCCGGAAAGCACCACGAAGGTCATGGCGGTCACCCAACGACCTGCGGCAACGACTGCGTTCTCGGAGACGGCCAAGGTGGCCGCCTGGAAGCACATCCCGTCGTGGTTCCTCGTCGCGAAGCAGGACAAGACCATCAATCCCGACCAGGAACGCTTCGAGGCGAAACGTGCCGGTTCACACATGGTGGAGATCGACTCCTCCCACGTGGCCATGATCTCCCACCCCGACGCGGTCACCGACCTCGTCCTCCAAGCCGCCACGGCGGCCGATTCCGCCCGGCCTGCTCTGGCCGCCACCGGAACCACTCATGACGCCCGGGCCAAGACCGCACTCACCGGCATCGCCGCCGCCTCGTTGATCGCCGGCACAGGAGCCGTTGTCCTGGGCCGCCGCCTGAGGCGCTCCCGGCCCTGA
- a CDS encoding serine/threonine-protein kinase has translation MCDAHEVFEPLQADDPSVVAGYRLAARLGAGGMGRVYLSHTLGGRPLAIKVVRPELADDPAFRRRFRREMEAARRVRGAYTAELIDGDADGAPPWLATLYVPGPSLAEAVGRGGALPVPAVLWLMAGVAEALQAIHGAGIVHRDLKPSNVLLASDGPRVIDFGISLAAGVSSYTATGSTIGTPQFMAPEQASGGEVTAATDVFALGQTAAFAALGEPLYGDGPGVSVLYRIVHSEPDLSLLPARLRPLIARCLAADPAERATPAEVVEWCRQQLGEDADAGAGPTVWREVMGPEVTVPPPVPDLTPAHTLPLVAAEPSQALDPWAAPTGSDPAPSRRRGARLVVGVAVTAAVLVLSVLAWTVMDAAGVFRDRGNTGSGRAGTSAGADRGASAGASASSSASPQAAGKVSGADGDGADKESDKTGATAGDTPTTAGPVRGEPHSGQWLDAKNSLSFKEPFQRKDRAGDIRFTCAKDAGCALDSDTSVFTMIFGEPGADLDECRRLTKSQTHHHLPLAGAASGTEICVRHRNGDIALLVIETKSTAMPDIAFVSADMTVWRQAG, from the coding sequence ATGTGCGACGCGCATGAGGTGTTCGAGCCGCTGCAGGCGGACGATCCGTCCGTGGTGGCCGGTTACCGGCTGGCCGCGCGCCTCGGCGCAGGCGGCATGGGACGGGTCTATCTGTCACACACGCTGGGCGGCCGGCCGTTGGCGATCAAGGTCGTCCGGCCCGAACTGGCCGACGACCCCGCCTTCCGGCGGCGTTTCCGTCGGGAGATGGAGGCCGCCCGGCGGGTCAGGGGCGCGTACACCGCGGAGCTGATCGACGGCGACGCCGACGGCGCACCGCCCTGGCTGGCCACGCTGTACGTACCCGGACCCTCGCTGGCGGAAGCTGTCGGCCGGGGCGGGGCGCTGCCGGTGCCCGCGGTGCTGTGGCTGATGGCCGGAGTCGCCGAGGCTCTCCAGGCCATCCACGGCGCGGGGATCGTGCACCGCGACCTGAAGCCGTCGAACGTCCTGCTCGCGTCCGACGGGCCACGCGTGATCGACTTCGGCATCTCGCTGGCCGCGGGCGTCAGTTCGTACACAGCCACGGGGTCCACCATCGGCACTCCGCAGTTCATGGCTCCCGAGCAGGCGTCCGGGGGCGAGGTCACAGCGGCGACCGACGTGTTCGCCCTCGGCCAGACCGCGGCATTCGCGGCGCTCGGTGAGCCGCTGTACGGGGATGGTCCCGGGGTCAGCGTGCTGTACCGCATCGTGCACTCCGAGCCCGATCTGTCGCTGCTGCCCGCTCGGCTCCGTCCGCTGATCGCCCGCTGCCTGGCCGCCGATCCGGCGGAACGGGCCACCCCCGCGGAGGTCGTGGAGTGGTGCCGGCAGCAGCTGGGCGAGGACGCCGACGCGGGCGCGGGGCCGACCGTCTGGCGCGAGGTCATGGGGCCAGAGGTGACGGTGCCGCCGCCGGTACCCGATCTCACACCGGCGCACACGCTGCCCCTGGTCGCCGCGGAGCCGTCGCAGGCGCTCGACCCATGGGCGGCGCCGACGGGCTCGGACCCGGCGCCGTCACGAAGACGTGGGGCCAGACTCGTCGTGGGCGTGGCCGTGACGGCGGCCGTGCTGGTCCTCTCGGTTCTGGCGTGGACGGTCATGGACGCGGCGGGCGTGTTCCGCGACCGGGGAAATACGGGCTCGGGTCGTGCGGGGACGTCGGCGGGGGCTGATCGGGGGGCCTCGGCGGGCGCGTCCGCGTCGTCATCGGCGTCACCTCAGGCAGCGGGGAAGGTGTCGGGGGCAGACGGCGACGGGGCCGACAAGGAATCGGACAAGACGGGAGCCACGGCGGGCGACACCCCCACCACGGCCGGGCCGGTGCGGGGCGAGCCCCACTCGGGGCAGTGGCTTGACGCGAAGAACTCGCTGAGCTTCAAGGAACCGTTCCAGCGCAAGGACCGCGCGGGGGACATCCGTTTCACCTGCGCGAAGGACGCCGGCTGCGCGCTGGACAGCGACACCAGCGTGTTCACCATGATCTTCGGCGAGCCGGGCGCGGATCTCGACGAGTGCCGCCGCCTCACCAAGAGTCAAACGCACCATCATCTCCCGCTCGCCGGGGCGGCGTCGGGCACCGAGATCTGCGTGAGGCACCGCAACGGGGACATCGCGCTGCTCGTGATCGAGACGAAGTCGACCGCGATGCCGGACATCGCCTTTGTGTCCGCGGACATGACGGTGTGGCGACAGGCGGGCTAG